A section of the Tachysurus fulvidraco isolate hzauxx_2018 chromosome 7, HZAU_PFXX_2.0, whole genome shotgun sequence genome encodes:
- the LOC113660602 gene encoding NACHT, LRR and PYD domains-containing protein 3-like isoform X5, whose amino-acid sequence MESSDLDTVDMTPPSKKCKLEAKTLESAAPSCVSMKSDRSMDLPGNFKLGDSSPVHSTQNGRRSASPPQSGISMKSNTSMDLPRNFKGSDFSSVHSVLQKPGDRREKTMITDTRQEPRSVGVYEFLKKYKLHLMKQFQCLNGVINLGTQTLLNEIYTELYITEGDSKDVNNEHEVIQIEAASRRTTTEETPIKCNDIFKPLSEQDRPIRTVLTKGVAGIGKTVSVQKFILDWAEGKVNQDVHLIFPLPFRELNLMKDQKLSLMELLHVFFKETKETEMLSMEKVLFIFDGLDECRFPLDFQNTVRVCDVTESASVPVLLINLIKGNLLPSALIWITSRPAAADQIPSESVDRVTEVRGFNDPQKEEYFRKRISDQSLANNIITHLKSLRSLYIMCHIPVFCWISATVLERMLGEAESGEIPKTLTQMYTHFLIIQTNIIREKYSKKQESDEEMLLKLGQLAFQQLMKGNLIFYDEDLRECGIDVSEAAVYSGVCTQIFREEFGLQQSKVFCFVHLTIQEHLAALYVHLTFMKKKINVLKHSQVVNTISDVHNWAVDQALETKTGRLDLFLRFLLGLSLETNQKLLHTFITHTGSSPQSKEETVQYIKMKIRRNPPEDKSINLFHCLNELGDNSLVEEIQNYLKSGKQRKLSSSQWSALVFVLLTSAQELEEFDLSKYSTEKITDLVLLKVMPVTAASRKAVIRHVTFKEKSSAALASVLSSEYTILRELDLSESKLGDSGVKSLSAGLKNPHCKLETMRLCVCGVSDEGCAALTSALRSNPSHLRHLDLSENKLGDSGVKSLSALLENPHCNLETLRLCVCGVSDEGCAALTSALRSNPSHLRHLDLSENKLGDSGVKSLSALLENPLCNLETLRLCVCGVSDEGCAALTSALRSNPSHLRDLDLSENKLGDPGMKSLSALLENPLCNLETLRLCVCGVSDEGCAALTSALRSNPSHLRHLDLSENKLGDSGVKSLSALLENPLCNLETLRLCDCGVTDEGCAALTSALRSNPSHLRHLDLSENKLGDSGVKSLSALLENPLCNLETLRLVDCVISDEGCDTLTSALRSMPLHLDLVLNKKGDSRKKMPAACKDDEHHKLQ is encoded by the exons ATGGAGAGCTCTGATCTGGACACAGTTGACATGACCCCACCCTCAAAAAAATG TAAACTAGAGGCAAAAACATTGGAATCTGCAGCACCCAGCTGTgtctccatgaagagtgacagGTCTATGGATCTTCCTGGGAACTTTAAACTTGGAGACTCCTCACCTGTACACAG TACACAAAATGGAAGGAGATCAGCCTCACCACCACAGAGCGGTATCTCCATGAAGAGTAACACATCTATGGATCTTCCTCGGAACTTTAAAGGATCAGACTTCTCATCAGTACACAG TGTGCTACAGAAGCCAGgagacagaagagaaaagaCTATGATCACAGATACAAG ACAAGAACCACGATCTGTTGGTGTTTATGAATTCCTGAAAAAGTACAAGTTACATTTGATGAAGcagtttcagtgtttgaatggAGTGATAAACCTGGGAACCCAAACActcctgaatgagatctacacagagctttacatcacagagggagacagtaAAGatgtcaataatgaacatgaggtgataCAGATTGAAGCAGCATCCAGGAGAACAACAACAGAGGAAACGCCAATCAAATGCAATGACATCTTTAAGCCTTTATCTGAACAAGACAgacccatcagaactgtgctgacaaaaGGAGTTGCTGGCAtcggaaaaacagtctctgtgcagaagttcattctggactgggctgaagggaaagtaaatcaggacgtccacctcatatttccacttcctttcagagagctgaacttgatgaaggaccagaaactgagtctgatggagctccttcatgtcttttttaaggaaacaaaagaaacagaaatgttaagtatggaaaaggttctgttcatttttgacgGATTGGACGAGTGTCGTTTTCCTCTAGATttccagaacacagtgagagtgtgtgatgtaactgaatcagcatcagtgcctgtgctgctgataaacctgatcaaagggaatctgcttccatctgctctcatctggatcacctccagacctgcagCAGCTGATCAGATCCCCTCTGAGAGTGTTGATCGAGTCACAGAGGTACGAGGGTTCAATGACCCACAGaaggaggagtacttcaggaagaggatcagtgatcagagcctggccaataacatcatcacacacctgaagtcattaagaagcctctacatcatgtgtcacatcccagtcttctgctggatttcagccactgttctagagagaatgttgggtgaagcagagagtggagagatccccaagactctgactcaaatgtacacacacttcctcatcattcagacaaacatcataagagaaaaatactcaaagaagcaggagagtgatgaagaaatgCTTCTCAAACTGGGACAACTGGCTTTTCAGCAGCTGATGAAAGgcaacctgatcttctatgatgaagacctgagagagtgtggtatTGATGTGAGCGAAGCAGCAgtgtactcaggtgtgtgtactcagatcttcagagaggagtttgggcttcagcAGAGTAAAGTGTTCTGCTTTGTGCATCTGACCATTCAGGAGCATCTCGCAGCTCTGTATGTGCACCTGACCTTCATGAAGAAAAAGATTAATGTTCTTAAACACAGTCAGGTCGTTAACACAATCTCAGATGTCCACAACTGGGCTGTAGATCAGGCCTTGGAAACTAAGACTGGACGTCTGGACCTTTTCCTCCGCTTTCTTCTGGGTCTTTCACTGGAGACCAATCAGAAACTCTTACACACCTTTATAACACATACAGGAAGTAGCCCCCAGAGCAAAGAAGAAACAGTTCAGTACATTAAGATGAAGATCAGAAGAAATCCTCCTGAAGataaatccatcaatctgttccactgtctgaatgaactgggtGATAATTCACTAGTGGAGGAAATCCAAAACTACCTAAAATctggaaaacaaagaaaactctcttcctcacagtggtctgctctggtgtttgtgttactgacctcagcACAGGAACTGGAGGAATTTGACCTGAGTAAATATAGTACAGAGAAGATAACAGATCTGGTTCTTTTGAAGGTGATGCCTGTGACTGCAGCATCAAGAAAAGCAGT TATTCGGCATGTAACATTTAAAGAGAAAAGCTCAGCAGCTTTGGCCTCAGTGCTCAGCTCTGAATACACCAtactgagagaactggatctgtctgagagtaaactaggagactcaggagtgaaaaGTCTTTCTGCTGGACTgaagaatcctcactgtaaactggagacaatGAG gttgtgtgtttgtggtgtctcagatgaaggctgtgctgctctgacttcagctctgagatcaaacccctcacacctgagacacctggatctgtctgagaataaacttggagactcaggagtgaagagtctctctgctctattggagaatcctcactgtaacctggagacactgag gttgtgtgtttgtggtgtctcagatgaaggctgtgctgcactgacttcagctctgagatcaaacccctcacacctgagacacctggatctgtctgagaataaacttggagactcaggagtgaagagtctctctgctcTATTGGAGAATCCTCTCTGTAacctggagacactgag gttgtgtgtttgtggtgtctcagatgaaggctgtgctgctctgacttcagctctgagatcaaacccctcacacctgagagaccTGGATCTGTCTGAGAATAAACTTGGAGACCCAGGAatgaagagtctctctgctcTATTGGAGAATCCTCTCTGTAacctggagacactgag gttgtgtgtttgtggtgtctcagatgaaggctgtgctgctctgacttcagctctgagatcaaacccctcacacctgagacacctggatctgtctgagaataaacttggagactcaggagtgaagagtctctctgctcTATTGGAGAATCCTCTCTGTAacctggagacactgag gctgtgtgattgtggtgtcacagatgaaggctgtgctgcactgacttcagctctgagatcaaacccctcacacctgagacacctggatctgtctgagaataaacttggagactcaggagtgaagagtctctctgctcTATTGGAGAATCCTCTCTGTAacctggagacactgag GTTGGTGGACTGTGTCAtttcagatgaaggctgtgatactctgacttcagctctgagatcaatgCCTTTACATCTGGATCTAGTCTTGAATAAAAAAGGAGACTCCAGAAAGAAGATGCCTGCAGCTTGTAAGGATGATGAACATCACAAACTACAGTAA
- the LOC113660602 gene encoding NACHT, LRR and PYD domains-containing protein 12-like isoform X1, producing MESSDLDTVDMTPPSKKCKLEAKTLESAAPSCVSMKSDRSMDLPGNFKLGDSSPVHSTQNGRRSASPPQSGISMKSNTSMDLPRNFKGSDFSSVHSVLQKPGDRREKTMITDTRQEPRSVGVYEFLKKYKLHLMKQFQCLNGVINLGTQTLLNEIYTELYITEGDSKDVNNEHEVIQIEAASRRTTTEETPIKCNDIFKPLSEQDRPIRTVLTKGVAGIGKTVSVQKFILDWAEGKVNQDVHLIFPLPFRELNLMKDQKLSLMELLHVFFKETKETEMLSMEKVLFIFDGLDECRFPLDFQNTVRVCDVTESASVPVLLINLIKGNLLPSALIWITSRPAAADQIPSESVDRVTEVRGFNDPQKEEYFRKRISDQSLANNIITHLKSLRSLYIMCHIPVFCWISATVLERMLGEAESGEIPKTLTQMYTHFLIIQTNIIREKYSKKQESDEEMLLKLGQLAFQQLMKGNLIFYDEDLRECGIDVSEAAVYSGVCTQIFREEFGLQQSKVFCFVHLTIQEHLAALYVHLTFMKKKINVLKHSQVVNTISDVHNWAVDQALETKTGRLDLFLRFLLGLSLETNQKLLHTFITHTGSSPQSKEETVQYIKMKIRRNPPEDKSINLFHCLNELGDNSLVEEIQNYLKSGKQRKLSSSQWSALVFVLLTSAQELEEFDLSKYSTEKITDLVLLKVMPVTAASRKAVIRHVTFKEKSSAALASVLSSEYTILRELDLSESKLGDSGVKSLSAGLKNPHCKLETMRLCVCGVSDEGCAALTSALRSNPSHLRHLDLSENKLGDSGVKSLSALLENPLCNLETLRLCVCGVSDEGCAALTSALRSNPSHLRDLDLSENKLGDPGMKSLSALLENPLCNLETLRLCVCGVSDEGCAALTSALRSNPSHLRHLDLSENKLGDSGVKSLSALLENPLCNLETLRLCDCGVTDEGCAALTSALRSNPSHLRHLDLSENKLGDSGVKSLSALLENPLCNLETLRLVDCVISDEGCDTLTSALRSMPLHLDLVLNKKGDSRKKMPAACKDDEHHKLQ from the exons ATGGAGAGCTCTGATCTGGACACAGTTGACATGACCCCACCCTCAAAAAAATG TAAACTAGAGGCAAAAACATTGGAATCTGCAGCACCCAGCTGTgtctccatgaagagtgacagGTCTATGGATCTTCCTGGGAACTTTAAACTTGGAGACTCCTCACCTGTACACAG TACACAAAATGGAAGGAGATCAGCCTCACCACCACAGAGCGGTATCTCCATGAAGAGTAACACATCTATGGATCTTCCTCGGAACTTTAAAGGATCAGACTTCTCATCAGTACACAG TGTGCTACAGAAGCCAGgagacagaagagaaaagaCTATGATCACAGATACAAG ACAAGAACCACGATCTGTTGGTGTTTATGAATTCCTGAAAAAGTACAAGTTACATTTGATGAAGcagtttcagtgtttgaatggAGTGATAAACCTGGGAACCCAAACActcctgaatgagatctacacagagctttacatcacagagggagacagtaAAGatgtcaataatgaacatgaggtgataCAGATTGAAGCAGCATCCAGGAGAACAACAACAGAGGAAACGCCAATCAAATGCAATGACATCTTTAAGCCTTTATCTGAACAAGACAgacccatcagaactgtgctgacaaaaGGAGTTGCTGGCAtcggaaaaacagtctctgtgcagaagttcattctggactgggctgaagggaaagtaaatcaggacgtccacctcatatttccacttcctttcagagagctgaacttgatgaaggaccagaaactgagtctgatggagctccttcatgtcttttttaaggaaacaaaagaaacagaaatgttaagtatggaaaaggttctgttcatttttgacgGATTGGACGAGTGTCGTTTTCCTCTAGATttccagaacacagtgagagtgtgtgatgtaactgaatcagcatcagtgcctgtgctgctgataaacctgatcaaagggaatctgcttccatctgctctcatctggatcacctccagacctgcagCAGCTGATCAGATCCCCTCTGAGAGTGTTGATCGAGTCACAGAGGTACGAGGGTTCAATGACCCACAGaaggaggagtacttcaggaagaggatcagtgatcagagcctggccaataacatcatcacacacctgaagtcattaagaagcctctacatcatgtgtcacatcccagtcttctgctggatttcagccactgttctagagagaatgttgggtgaagcagagagtggagagatccccaagactctgactcaaatgtacacacacttcctcatcattcagacaaacatcataagagaaaaatactcaaagaagcaggagagtgatgaagaaatgCTTCTCAAACTGGGACAACTGGCTTTTCAGCAGCTGATGAAAGgcaacctgatcttctatgatgaagacctgagagagtgtggtatTGATGTGAGCGAAGCAGCAgtgtactcaggtgtgtgtactcagatcttcagagaggagtttgggcttcagcAGAGTAAAGTGTTCTGCTTTGTGCATCTGACCATTCAGGAGCATCTCGCAGCTCTGTATGTGCACCTGACCTTCATGAAGAAAAAGATTAATGTTCTTAAACACAGTCAGGTCGTTAACACAATCTCAGATGTCCACAACTGGGCTGTAGATCAGGCCTTGGAAACTAAGACTGGACGTCTGGACCTTTTCCTCCGCTTTCTTCTGGGTCTTTCACTGGAGACCAATCAGAAACTCTTACACACCTTTATAACACATACAGGAAGTAGCCCCCAGAGCAAAGAAGAAACAGTTCAGTACATTAAGATGAAGATCAGAAGAAATCCTCCTGAAGataaatccatcaatctgttccactgtctgaatgaactgggtGATAATTCACTAGTGGAGGAAATCCAAAACTACCTAAAATctggaaaacaaagaaaactctcttcctcacagtggtctgctctggtgtttgtgttactgacctcagcACAGGAACTGGAGGAATTTGACCTGAGTAAATATAGTACAGAGAAGATAACAGATCTGGTTCTTTTGAAGGTGATGCCTGTGACTGCAGCATCAAGAAAAGCAGT TATTCGGCATGTAACATTTAAAGAGAAAAGCTCAGCAGCTTTGGCCTCAGTGCTCAGCTCTGAATACACCAtactgagagaactggatctgtctgagagtaaactaggagactcaggagtgaaaaGTCTTTCTGCTGGACTgaagaatcctcactgtaaactggagacaatGAG gttgtgtgtttgtggtgtctcagatgaaggctgtgctgcactgacttcagctctgagatcaaacccctcacacctgagacacctggatctgtctgagaataaacttggagactcaggagtgaagagtctctctgctcTATTGGAGAATCCTCTCTGTAacctggagacactgag gttgtgtgtttgtggtgtctcagatgaaggctgtgctgctctgacttcagctctgagatcaaacccctcacacctgagagaccTGGATCTGTCTGAGAATAAACTTGGAGACCCAGGAatgaagagtctctctgctcTATTGGAGAATCCTCTCTGTAacctggagacactgag gttgtgtgtttgtggtgtctcagatgaaggctgtgctgctctgacttcagctctgagatcaaacccctcacacctgagacacctggatctgtctgagaataaacttggagactcaggagtgaagagtctctctgctcTATTGGAGAATCCTCTCTGTAacctggagacactgag gctgtgtgattgtggtgtcacagatgaaggctgtgctgcactgacttcagctctgagatcaaacccctcacacctgagacacctggatctgtctgagaataaacttggagactcaggagtgaagagtctctctgctcTATTGGAGAATCCTCTCTGTAacctggagacactgag GTTGGTGGACTGTGTCAtttcagatgaaggctgtgatactctgacttcagctctgagatcaatgCCTTTACATCTGGATCTAGTCTTGAATAAAAAAGGAGACTCCAGAAAGAAGATGCCTGCAGCTTGTAAGGATGATGAACATCACAAACTACAGTAA
- the LOC113660602 gene encoding NACHT, LRR and PYD domains-containing protein 12-like isoform X2 codes for MESSDLDTVDMTPPSKKCKLEAKTLESAAPSCVSMKSDRSMDLPGNFKLGDSSPVHSTQNGRRSASPPQSGISMKSNTSMDLPRNFKGSDFSSVHSVLQKPGDRREKTMITDTRQEPRSVGVYEFLKKYKLHLMKQFQCLNGVINLGTQTLLNEIYTELYITEGDSKDVNNEHEVIQIEAASRRTTTEETPIKCNDIFKPLSEQDRPIRTVLTKGVAGIGKTVSVQKFILDWAEGKVNQDVHLIFPLPFRELNLMKDQKLSLMELLHVFFKETKETEMLSMEKVLFIFDGLDECRFPLDFQNTVRVCDVTESASVPVLLINLIKGNLLPSALIWITSRPAAADQIPSESVDRVTEVRGFNDPQKEEYFRKRISDQSLANNIITHLKSLRSLYIMCHIPVFCWISATVLERMLGEAESGEIPKTLTQMYTHFLIIQTNIIREKYSKKQESDEEMLLKLGQLAFQQLMKGNLIFYDEDLRECGIDVSEAAVYSGVCTQIFREEFGLQQSKVFCFVHLTIQEHLAALYVHLTFMKKKINVLKHSQVVNTISDVHNWAVDQALETKTGRLDLFLRFLLGLSLETNQKLLHTFITHTGSSPQSKEETVQYIKMKIRRNPPEDKSINLFHCLNELGDNSLVEEIQNYLKSGKQRKLSSSQWSALVFVLLTSAQELEEFDLSKYSTEKITDLVLLKVMPVTAASRKAVIRHVTFKEKSSAALASVLSSEYTILRELDLSESKLGDSGVKSLSAGLKNPHCKLETMRLCVCGVSDEGCAALTSALRSNPSHLRHLDLSENKLGDSGVKSLSALLENPHCNLETLRLCVCGVSDEGCAALTSALRSNPSHLRDLDLSENKLGDPGMKSLSALLENPLCNLETLRLCVCGVSDEGCAALTSALRSNPSHLRHLDLSENKLGDSGVKSLSALLENPLCNLETLRLCDCGVTDEGCAALTSALRSNPSHLRHLDLSENKLGDSGVKSLSALLENPLCNLETLRLVDCVISDEGCDTLTSALRSMPLHLDLVLNKKGDSRKKMPAACKDDEHHKLQ; via the exons ATGGAGAGCTCTGATCTGGACACAGTTGACATGACCCCACCCTCAAAAAAATG TAAACTAGAGGCAAAAACATTGGAATCTGCAGCACCCAGCTGTgtctccatgaagagtgacagGTCTATGGATCTTCCTGGGAACTTTAAACTTGGAGACTCCTCACCTGTACACAG TACACAAAATGGAAGGAGATCAGCCTCACCACCACAGAGCGGTATCTCCATGAAGAGTAACACATCTATGGATCTTCCTCGGAACTTTAAAGGATCAGACTTCTCATCAGTACACAG TGTGCTACAGAAGCCAGgagacagaagagaaaagaCTATGATCACAGATACAAG ACAAGAACCACGATCTGTTGGTGTTTATGAATTCCTGAAAAAGTACAAGTTACATTTGATGAAGcagtttcagtgtttgaatggAGTGATAAACCTGGGAACCCAAACActcctgaatgagatctacacagagctttacatcacagagggagacagtaAAGatgtcaataatgaacatgaggtgataCAGATTGAAGCAGCATCCAGGAGAACAACAACAGAGGAAACGCCAATCAAATGCAATGACATCTTTAAGCCTTTATCTGAACAAGACAgacccatcagaactgtgctgacaaaaGGAGTTGCTGGCAtcggaaaaacagtctctgtgcagaagttcattctggactgggctgaagggaaagtaaatcaggacgtccacctcatatttccacttcctttcagagagctgaacttgatgaaggaccagaaactgagtctgatggagctccttcatgtcttttttaaggaaacaaaagaaacagaaatgttaagtatggaaaaggttctgttcatttttgacgGATTGGACGAGTGTCGTTTTCCTCTAGATttccagaacacagtgagagtgtgtgatgtaactgaatcagcatcagtgcctgtgctgctgataaacctgatcaaagggaatctgcttccatctgctctcatctggatcacctccagacctgcagCAGCTGATCAGATCCCCTCTGAGAGTGTTGATCGAGTCACAGAGGTACGAGGGTTCAATGACCCACAGaaggaggagtacttcaggaagaggatcagtgatcagagcctggccaataacatcatcacacacctgaagtcattaagaagcctctacatcatgtgtcacatcccagtcttctgctggatttcagccactgttctagagagaatgttgggtgaagcagagagtggagagatccccaagactctgactcaaatgtacacacacttcctcatcattcagacaaacatcataagagaaaaatactcaaagaagcaggagagtgatgaagaaatgCTTCTCAAACTGGGACAACTGGCTTTTCAGCAGCTGATGAAAGgcaacctgatcttctatgatgaagacctgagagagtgtggtatTGATGTGAGCGAAGCAGCAgtgtactcaggtgtgtgtactcagatcttcagagaggagtttgggcttcagcAGAGTAAAGTGTTCTGCTTTGTGCATCTGACCATTCAGGAGCATCTCGCAGCTCTGTATGTGCACCTGACCTTCATGAAGAAAAAGATTAATGTTCTTAAACACAGTCAGGTCGTTAACACAATCTCAGATGTCCACAACTGGGCTGTAGATCAGGCCTTGGAAACTAAGACTGGACGTCTGGACCTTTTCCTCCGCTTTCTTCTGGGTCTTTCACTGGAGACCAATCAGAAACTCTTACACACCTTTATAACACATACAGGAAGTAGCCCCCAGAGCAAAGAAGAAACAGTTCAGTACATTAAGATGAAGATCAGAAGAAATCCTCCTGAAGataaatccatcaatctgttccactgtctgaatgaactgggtGATAATTCACTAGTGGAGGAAATCCAAAACTACCTAAAATctggaaaacaaagaaaactctcttcctcacagtggtctgctctggtgtttgtgttactgacctcagcACAGGAACTGGAGGAATTTGACCTGAGTAAATATAGTACAGAGAAGATAACAGATCTGGTTCTTTTGAAGGTGATGCCTGTGACTGCAGCATCAAGAAAAGCAGT TATTCGGCATGTAACATTTAAAGAGAAAAGCTCAGCAGCTTTGGCCTCAGTGCTCAGCTCTGAATACACCAtactgagagaactggatctgtctgagagtaaactaggagactcaggagtgaaaaGTCTTTCTGCTGGACTgaagaatcctcactgtaaactggagacaatGAG gttgtgtgtttgtggtgtctcagatgaaggctgtgctgctctgacttcagctctgagatcaaacccctcacacctgagacacctggatctgtctgagaataaacttggagactcaggagtgaagagtctctctgctctattggagaatcctcactgtaacctggagacactgag gttgtgtgtttgtggtgtctcagatgaaggctgtgctgctctgacttcagctctgagatcaaacccctcacacctgagagaccTGGATCTGTCTGAGAATAAACTTGGAGACCCAGGAatgaagagtctctctgctcTATTGGAGAATCCTCTCTGTAacctggagacactgag gttgtgtgtttgtggtgtctcagatgaaggctgtgctgctctgacttcagctctgagatcaaacccctcacacctgagacacctggatctgtctgagaataaacttggagactcaggagtgaagagtctctctgctcTATTGGAGAATCCTCTCTGTAacctggagacactgag gctgtgtgattgtggtgtcacagatgaaggctgtgctgcactgacttcagctctgagatcaaacccctcacacctgagacacctggatctgtctgagaataaacttggagactcaggagtgaagagtctctctgctcTATTGGAGAATCCTCTCTGTAacctggagacactgag GTTGGTGGACTGTGTCAtttcagatgaaggctgtgatactctgacttcagctctgagatcaatgCCTTTACATCTGGATCTAGTCTTGAATAAAAAAGGAGACTCCAGAAAGAAGATGCCTGCAGCTTGTAAGGATGATGAACATCACAAACTACAGTAA